In one window of Lepus europaeus isolate LE1 chromosome 14, mLepTim1.pri, whole genome shotgun sequence DNA:
- the MDM4 gene encoding protein Mdm4 isoform X2 produces MTSLSTSAQCSTSESACGISTERINQVRPKLPLLKILQAAGAQGEMFTVKEVMHYLGQYIMVKQLYDQQEQHMVYCGGDLLGELLGRQSFSVKDPSPLYDMLRKNLVSLATATTDAAQTLALAQDHSMDIPSQDQLKPCAEGSSSSRKRAEENNIPTRPTSQHKRRNSREGYRYCHCFRHYR; encoded by the exons ATGACATCACTTTCCACTTCTGCCCAGTGTTCAACATCCGAGAGTGCTTGCGGGATCTCTACAGAACGAATCAACCAG GTACGACCAAAACTGCCGCTTTTGAAGAtcttgcaggcagcaggtgcacaaggtGAAATGTTCACTGTTAAAGAG GTTATGCACTATCTAGGCCAGTATATAATGGTGAAGCAGCTTTATGATCAGCAGGAGCAGCATATGGTGTATTGTGGTGGAGATCTTTTGGGAGAGCTTCTAGGACGGCAGAGCTTCTCTGTGAAAGATCCAAG CCCCCTCTATGATATGCTAAGAAAGAATCTTGTCTCTTTAGCCACTGCTACTACAG ATGCTGCTCAGACTCTCGCTCTCGCACAAGATCACAGTATGGATATTCCAAGTCAAGACCAACTGAAG CCATGTGCGGAGGGGAGTTCCAGTTCCAGGAAAAGAGCCGAAGAAAACAATATTCCCACACGGCCTACCTCACAGCATAAACGCAGAAACTCTAGAGAAG
- the MDM4 gene encoding protein Mdm4 isoform X3, whose translation MTSLSTSAQCSTSESACGISTERINQVRPKLPLLKILQAAGAQGEMFTVKEVMHYLGQYIMVKQLYDQQEQHMVYCGGDLLGELLGRQSFSVKDPSPLYDMLRKNLVSLATATTAMCGGEFQFQEKSRRKQYSHTAYLTA comes from the exons ATGACATCACTTTCCACTTCTGCCCAGTGTTCAACATCCGAGAGTGCTTGCGGGATCTCTACAGAACGAATCAACCAG GTACGACCAAAACTGCCGCTTTTGAAGAtcttgcaggcagcaggtgcacaaggtGAAATGTTCACTGTTAAAGAG GTTATGCACTATCTAGGCCAGTATATAATGGTGAAGCAGCTTTATGATCAGCAGGAGCAGCATATGGTGTATTGTGGTGGAGATCTTTTGGGAGAGCTTCTAGGACGGCAGAGCTTCTCTGTGAAAGATCCAAG CCCCCTCTATGATATGCTAAGAAAGAATCTTGTCTCTTTAGCCACTGCTACTACAG CCATGTGCGGAGGGGAGTTCCAGTTCCAGGAAAAGAGCCGAAGAAAACAATATTCCCACACGGCCTACCTCACAGCATAA